The following coding sequences lie in one Vibrio casei genomic window:
- a CDS encoding DUF1415 domain-containing protein, whose amino-acid sequence MSASSLPSHVEIESQIEQWLLDVVIGLNLCPFAAKPQRNDQIKITVSEATVEEALLEDVFQEFTTLVNTPVSELETTLVVIPHMLQNFDDYNFFLDWIDALIKQEQWEGTFQVATFHPDYCFAGADPDDAENLTNRAPYPVLHLIREESMEKAVKHYPNPEAIPDTNIARVEGLTKEERQQLFPYLFKAK is encoded by the coding sequence ATGTCAGCATCTTCTCTTCCTAGTCATGTAGAAATTGAATCTCAAATAGAACAGTGGCTACTGGATGTGGTAATTGGACTGAATTTATGCCCTTTTGCCGCAAAACCGCAACGTAATGATCAAATTAAGATAACGGTTTCTGAAGCTACGGTCGAAGAAGCATTACTTGAAGACGTTTTTCAAGAATTCACCACGCTCGTTAATACGCCAGTTTCAGAATTAGAAACCACATTAGTTGTTATTCCTCACATGCTACAAAATTTTGACGACTATAATTTCTTCTTAGATTGGATTGACGCACTGATTAAACAAGAACAATGGGAAGGCACATTCCAAGTGGCAACCTTCCACCCAGATTATTGTTTCGCTGGTGCCGATCCTGATGATGCTGAAAACTTAACTAACCGCGCACCCTATCCAGTACTTCACCTTATTCGTGAAGAAAGCATGGAAAAAGCGGTAAAACATTATCCAAACCCAGAAGCGATTCCAGATACCAATATTGCTCGGGTAGAAGGCTTAACGAAAGAAGAAAGGCAGCAGCTTTTCCCTTATCTGTTTAAAGCCAAGTAG